The genomic region CCGGCTGATTTACGTCCAGTATTACCAGACCTTCAACGGCAAGCTCTGGAAAGACCGGATTTCGGGAACCCGCCTCAAACGGGAAGAAATTCCGGCCAGTCGGGGCAACATCTACGCCACCGACGGGAGCCTGCTGGCAACCTCGCTGCCGTACTACAAAGTCGGGTTCGACCCCTGCGCTATCCGCGATTCGCTGACGTATTACAAATACATCGGGGTGGCCGCCCGGCAGTTTGCGGCTTATTTCGGGGACGCTCCGGCGGAGGTCTATCTGGAAAAATTCAACCGGGCGCGGGAGGAAGACGATCACCACGTACCGGTTCCCATCCGGCAGCGGCTGGTGACGTTCGAGGAGCGCCTGATGATGCGGGAATGGCCTTTTTTTCGCCGGGATACCATTATCAACAAGAAAGAAATCGACCGGGCCAAACGGGAAGGCGGCAAGGTGCCCGCCCCGGTTCGGCTGATCGGCGGCAAATTCGACGTGGTCTACCAGCGGTATAAGCCGTTTGGCAACATGGCCCTGCGGACGGTCGGCTACCTCAATGCCAAAGACGGTAACGGGCTGGTGGGCCTGGAAGCCAGCTTTCAGAAAGAACTGGCCGGTCGGAAAGGCATCAGCCTCGTCAAAACGCTGTCGCATGGCTACAAAATGCCGGTGGAAGACGGCTCGGACGTGAAGCCGGAGCCGGGAATGGATATTTACACGACGCTGGATGTCAATTTTCAGGACATCGCCGAGGCGACCCTGCGCGAAAGTCTGGTGGCCAACAAGGCTGATAAGGGCTGCGTGCTGATTATGGACGTGCAGACCGGCGCCCTCAAAGCCGTCGCGAACCTGACCAACGTGAAGGGGCAGTACGTCGAGACGTTCAACCACGCCCTAGCGGGTCGCACCGATCCCGGTTCCACCTTCAAACTGGCGACGATGATGGCCCTGCTCGAAGACAAAGCCATTCGTCCGACGGATATTTTCGACGTGGGCGGGGGCAGCATCCGGTACCGGACCGTCACGATTTCCGACGCCGGGCACCGGGGCTACGGCAAGATTTCGGCCCAGCAGATTTTCGAAAAATCGTCCAACGTCGGCATCCACCTGATGATGCAGAAGCACTTTTACAAACAGCCCGAACGCTACCTGCGCTACCTGAACCAGTTCCGGCTGACCAAGCCGACGGGCTTCCAGATGAAAGGGGAGACCCCGCCGGTGATCCGGACGCCCTCGTCGAAGGGCTGGAGCAAGATTTCGCTGGCGTTTATGGCGTATGGCTACGAAATGCAGCTCACCCCGCTGCAAATGCTCACGTTTTACAATGCCGTGGCCAACGACGGCAAGTGGGTGCGGCCCATGATCGTCCGGGAAATCCGGAGCGGAGCGGACGTGGTGGAGGAGTTCAAGCCATACGTAGACCCTAACCCGATTGCCTCGGCGTCGACCATCCGGCAGGTGAAACGGATGCTGGAAGGCGTGATCACCAACGGCACGGCGCGCGGCATCGGCCGGACGCTGACCCACTACACCATCGCCGGGAAGACCGGGACGGCTCAGAAACTCATCAACGGCCGCTACCAGCCCGGCATTTATTACACCTCGTTTATCGGCTATTTTCCCGCCAACAAACCCCGCTACAGCATGCTGGTGGTGGTGGACAGCCCGCGCGGCGACAACGTCGACCTGCTGATGGGCGGCGCGGTGGCGGCTCCGGTCTTCCGGGCGATTGCCGACCGGATCTTTGCCTACGACGTCACCATGCACACGCCCCTGAAGGGCCAGCCGAGCGCGCCGCTGAAAGGCGAGCCGATGGCCGGTCTGGCGACGGACATGCGCACCATCAGCGCAGAACTGAATCTGCCGAGCCAACCCGATTCGGACGGCTGGGTGCGGACCGAAAGCGGCAGCCAGTGGCAGAAGCAACTGTCCAAAAACCGGGTGCCGGACCTGCGCGGCATGACCCTGCGCGACGCCCTGTACATGCTCGAAAACCGGGGTTTCTCGGTCCGCTTCCAGGGCGTCGGTAAGGTGGTGGCGCAATCGGTGGCTGCCGGCGAACCGCTGCCCCAGCCCCGAAAAATTACACTGACGCTGAAACCGTCTGCCCGACCGGATTCGCTGCTGAAACAGGAGCCACTTCCTCCGGTCACGCCCATTGCGATGGGGCCGGGAAGACGTAATTGAACGAACGTACATGCAACTAACCGACCTTCTTTACAAAGTACCGCTCCAGTCGACTTCCGGGCCGATGAGCGTTGACATTACGGGCCTGACGATGGATTCCCGCCAGGCGGCGCCGGGCAGTTTGTTCGCCGCCATCCGCGGAACCCAGACCGACGGGCACCAGTTCATCCCGAAAGCGCTGGAACTCGGCGCAACGGCCATCCTCTGCGAACAATTGCCCGACGAACGGCCCGAAGGCGTGTCGTTTATCCAGGTCGAAGATTCCGCCTACGCGCTCGGGCTGCTGGCGGCGACCTTCTACGGGCACCCGTCCCGGAAGCTGAAACTGGTGGGCGTGACGGGCACCAATGGCAAGACCTCGACGGCGACGCTGCTGTTCCGGCTGTTCCGCAAACTGGGCTACCGGGTCGGGCTGCTGTCGACGGTGCAGAACCAGATCGACGAGGAAGTGATCCCGGCGACCCACACCACGCCCGACGTGATCAGCCTGAATGAACTGCTTCAGCGGATGCTGCACCACGGCTGTACCCACGTGTTTATGGAAGTCAGCTCGCACGCGGTGGTGCAGCACCGGATTACGGGTTTGCAGTTTACGGGTGGCATTTTTACGAACATCACGCACGACCACCTCGATTTTCACAAGACGTTCGACAATTACATCCGGGCCAAAAAAGGCTTTTTCGATGGACTTCCGGCCTCGGCGTTTGCCCTGGTAAACCTCGATGACAAACGGGGACTGGTGATGCTCCAGAACACGGCAGCCCGCAAGGAAACGTTTTCGCTCCAAACGCTGGGAACGTTCAAAGGCCGGATTCTGTCGGAAGGGCTTTTTGGACTGCACATGGACGTCGATGGCCGGGAGGTCTGGTTCAAGATTACGGGCCGGTTCAACGCCTACAACCTGCTGGGCGTCTACGGCGCGGCTGTACTGCTGGGCGAAAACGCCGAGGACGTGCTGACCGAACTGTCGAGCATTTCGAGTCCGCCGGGGCGGTTCGAGACGGTGATTTCGGACAACGAGGTGGTCGGCATTGTCGATTACGCCCACACGCCCGACGCCCTGCAAAACGTTCTCGAAACCATCAACGGACTGCGGCAGGGGGCCGAGAAGATCATCACGGTGGTGGGCTGCGGGGGCAACCGCGACGCCGCCAAACGGCCCGTCATGGCCGAAATCGCCTGCAAATTCAGCGACCGGGTGATTCTGACCTCCGACAATCCGCGCTTTGAAGACCCGATGGCCATTCTGGAGCAGATGCAGGCCGGTGTTCCGCCGATTGACTTTAAGAAAACCCAGACTATCGTAGACCGCCGGGAAGCGATCCTGAAAGCCGTGCAGATGGCCGGGCCGCACGATGTCGTGCTGATTGCCGGAAAAGGGCACGAAACCTATCAGGAGATTCAGGGCGTCAAACACGACTTCGACGACCGTAAAGTGCTGCGGGAAGCCTTTGCAAAGAGTGAAATCGGACGGAGCGAATGAGTAAAAAGCGGCTAACTTTGCGGCCGTTTGCAGTTGAATTACTCACCAGCCTGAAAAACTCACTCGTTCACTCATTCGCTCATTCAGTCATTAGCATATGCTTTATTACCTTTTCAGTTACCTCGACCAGAACTATAACTTTCCCGGGGCCGGGGTTTTCAAATACCTGTCGTTTCGGGCGGCGGCGGCCATTACGCTTGCTCTTCTGATTGCGGCTATTTTCGGCCGAAAAATCATCGACATTCTGCGTTCCAAGCAGATTGGCGAAGAAATCCGCGACCTGGGTCTGGAAGGACAGATGCAGAAACGCGGCACGCCGACGATGGGGGGCTTCATCATCCTGTGTTCGCTGCTGTTTCCGGTGCTGCTTTTTGCCAATATCAGCAATGTCTACATCGTGCTGCTGCTGGTATCGGCGGTCTGGACGGGCCTCATCGGCTTTCTGGACGATTACCTGAAGGTTCACAAGAAAAACAAGGAAGGGCTGCACGGCCGGTTTAAGGTGGTCGGGCAGGTGGGGCTGGGCCTGATCGTGGGGCTGACGCTGTCGTTCAACGATTACGTCAAAATCCGGGTGTACGAAAAAACAACGCCGGCCGCGGCCATTCTCGGGCAGGAAACGTTCCGCGATGTGAAGTCCACGCTGACGACCATTCCGTTCCTGAAAAACAACGAGTTCGATTATAATTCGCTGCTCTTTGGCCTCGTGCCGGACCAGTACACCTGGATTATTTACACCATTGCCTGCATCTTCATCATCACGGCGGTGTCCAACGGGGCCAACATCACGGACGGCATCGACGGGCTGGCGGCGGGCACGTCCATCATTATCGGCCTGACGCTGGCGGTTTTTGCCTGGGTTTCCGGTACGAAGACCATCGCGCAGTATCTGAACATCATGTACATTCCGAACTCCGGGGAACTGGTTATTTTCTGCGCCGCTTTTGTGGGCGCGCTGATCGGGTTTCTGTGGTATAATTCGTACCCGGCGCAGGTGTTCATGGGCGATACGGGCAGCCTGATGCTGGGGAGCGTTATCGCCGTGCTGGCGCTGGCGGTGCGGAAAGAACTGCTGATTCCGATTCTGTGCGGTATCTTCTTCGTCGAACTGCTCTCGGTCATTCTGCAGGTGAGTTATTTCCGATACCAGAAAAAGAAGCACGGCATCGAGTACGCCCGGACGCACCGGCTGTTCCTGATGTCGCCGCTGCACCACCACTTTCAGAAGAAAGGCTACCACGAAGCCAAAATCGTTATCCGTTTTCTGATTATCGGCATTCTGCTGGCGGTCGCCTCGCTGGTGACGCTGAAATTGAGATAAAGGAGGAAGGGGAAGGAGAGGGAGGACGGAGGGAGAAGAGGAGGAAACGCCCTCGAGTAGCAATGCT from Tellurirhabdus rosea harbors:
- a CDS encoding penicillin-binding protein — its product is MSMGSQNVKQVIIGRARLASIGVTIFALAIIARLIYVQYYQTFNGKLWKDRISGTRLKREEIPASRGNIYATDGSLLATSLPYYKVGFDPCAIRDSLTYYKYIGVAARQFAAYFGDAPAEVYLEKFNRAREEDDHHVPVPIRQRLVTFEERLMMREWPFFRRDTIINKKEIDRAKREGGKVPAPVRLIGGKFDVVYQRYKPFGNMALRTVGYLNAKDGNGLVGLEASFQKELAGRKGISLVKTLSHGYKMPVEDGSDVKPEPGMDIYTTLDVNFQDIAEATLRESLVANKADKGCVLIMDVQTGALKAVANLTNVKGQYVETFNHALAGRTDPGSTFKLATMMALLEDKAIRPTDIFDVGGGSIRYRTVTISDAGHRGYGKISAQQIFEKSSNVGIHLMMQKHFYKQPERYLRYLNQFRLTKPTGFQMKGETPPVIRTPSSKGWSKISLAFMAYGYEMQLTPLQMLTFYNAVANDGKWVRPMIVREIRSGADVVEEFKPYVDPNPIASASTIRQVKRMLEGVITNGTARGIGRTLTHYTIAGKTGTAQKLINGRYQPGIYYTSFIGYFPANKPRYSMLVVVDSPRGDNVDLLMGGAVAAPVFRAIADRIFAYDVTMHTPLKGQPSAPLKGEPMAGLATDMRTISAELNLPSQPDSDGWVRTESGSQWQKQLSKNRVPDLRGMTLRDALYMLENRGFSVRFQGVGKVVAQSVAAGEPLPQPRKITLTLKPSARPDSLLKQEPLPPVTPIAMGPGRRN
- a CDS encoding UDP-N-acetylmuramoyl-L-alanyl-D-glutamate--2,6-diaminopimelate ligase; protein product: MQLTDLLYKVPLQSTSGPMSVDITGLTMDSRQAAPGSLFAAIRGTQTDGHQFIPKALELGATAILCEQLPDERPEGVSFIQVEDSAYALGLLAATFYGHPSRKLKLVGVTGTNGKTSTATLLFRLFRKLGYRVGLLSTVQNQIDEEVIPATHTTPDVISLNELLQRMLHHGCTHVFMEVSSHAVVQHRITGLQFTGGIFTNITHDHLDFHKTFDNYIRAKKGFFDGLPASAFALVNLDDKRGLVMLQNTAARKETFSLQTLGTFKGRILSEGLFGLHMDVDGREVWFKITGRFNAYNLLGVYGAAVLLGENAEDVLTELSSISSPPGRFETVISDNEVVGIVDYAHTPDALQNVLETINGLRQGAEKIITVVGCGGNRDAAKRPVMAEIACKFSDRVILTSDNPRFEDPMAILEQMQAGVPPIDFKKTQTIVDRREAILKAVQMAGPHDVVLIAGKGHETYQEIQGVKHDFDDRKVLREAFAKSEIGRSE
- the mraY gene encoding phospho-N-acetylmuramoyl-pentapeptide-transferase — translated: MLYYLFSYLDQNYNFPGAGVFKYLSFRAAAAITLALLIAAIFGRKIIDILRSKQIGEEIRDLGLEGQMQKRGTPTMGGFIILCSLLFPVLLFANISNVYIVLLLVSAVWTGLIGFLDDYLKVHKKNKEGLHGRFKVVGQVGLGLIVGLTLSFNDYVKIRVYEKTTPAAAILGQETFRDVKSTLTTIPFLKNNEFDYNSLLFGLVPDQYTWIIYTIACIFIITAVSNGANITDGIDGLAAGTSIIIGLTLAVFAWVSGTKTIAQYLNIMYIPNSGELVIFCAAFVGALIGFLWYNSYPAQVFMGDTGSLMLGSVIAVLALAVRKELLIPILCGIFFVELLSVILQVSYFRYQKKKHGIEYARTHRLFLMSPLHHHFQKKGYHEAKIVIRFLIIGILLAVASLVTLKLR